The following proteins are co-located in the Desulfurococcus amylolyticus Z-533 genome:
- a CDS encoding ERCC4 domain-containing protein — protein MEIRLLVPVDVIIDSREDSKHPEFREAFTREGLKTAVKELPVGDFLIMAPEDKHSILVERKTVDDLANSIRDNRIWEQSKLLLEEARRGGHRPLILLEGYLGTLEKYRGWRIQSILRVLDTLILEMGIPVLNTPGKDATIAWIISKAKSLGRTEEKRVYRMRVEKKPMDIQERILYVAESIIGPVLARKLLARFKTLKNLANASKHELLSVEGIGEKRAEEIYLLFNTPWSSNGEGVE, from the coding sequence GTGGAAATAAGGCTCCTAGTTCCCGTGGATGTTATAATAGACTCCCGAGAGGATAGTAAGCACCCTGAGTTCAGGGAAGCGTTTACAAGGGAGGGATTAAAGACCGCTGTAAAGGAGCTACCTGTTGGAGACTTCCTTATAATGGCTCCAGAGGATAAGCACTCAATACTGGTTGAGAGAAAGACTGTCGATGATCTAGCCAACAGTATAAGGGATAACAGGATATGGGAACAGAGCAAGTTACTGCTTGAGGAGGCCCGCAGAGGGGGGCATCGACCACTTATACTACTGGAGGGGTACCTGGGTACCTTGGAGAAGTATAGGGGCTGGAGGATTCAGAGCATTCTGAGAGTGCTGGATACCCTGATACTTGAAATGGGGATTCCTGTGCTTAACACACCGGGTAAGGATGCCACTATTGCGTGGATCATATCTAAGGCTAAGAGTCTGGGGAGAACAGAGGAGAAGCGTGTCTACAGGATGAGGGTTGAGAAGAAGCCAATGGATATACAGGAGAGGATACTCTATGTAGCTGAGAGTATTATAGGGCCTGTGCTTGCCAGGAAGCTCCTAGCAAGGTTTAAGACCCTTAAGAACCTTGCCAATGCATCAAAGCACGAGTTACTCAGTGTTGAAGGCATTGGCGAGAAACGGGCTGAGGAGATATACTTATTATTCAACACGCCTTGGAGTAGTAATGGGGAAGGGGTGGAGTAA
- a CDS encoding thioesterase family protein, which produces MSIEVVPGLYCEEEYVVEEAHTAKHVGSGDVQVLSTPSMIAFMEKTALKCVEKHLPQEYTTVGTMVNIRHLNPAPKGAKVKVSAKLITVEGKRLLFEVKAYWGTITLGEGTHERFIVNRERFIEKVRSLINQQQ; this is translated from the coding sequence ATGTCGATAGAGGTTGTACCTGGGTTATACTGTGAGGAAGAATACGTTGTCGAAGAAGCACATACAGCTAAACATGTTGGAAGCGGCGACGTCCAGGTTTTATCAACTCCTAGCATGATAGCCTTCATGGAGAAAACGGCGTTGAAATGCGTGGAGAAACACCTGCCCCAGGAATACACGACTGTGGGGACCATGGTTAACATCAGACATTTAAACCCGGCACCAAAGGGGGCTAAAGTAAAAGTATCCGCTAAGCTCATTACTGTAGAGGGTAAACGTTTACTCTTCGAGGTTAAAGCCTACTGGGGAACAATAACACTAGGCGAGGGAACACATGAAAGATTCATCGTGAATAGGGAAAGATTCATCGAGAAAGTGAGATCACTGATTAATCAGCAACAATAA
- a CDS encoding HAD family hydrolase has product MYMVKLVSFDLWDTLIFDEGVEPESYTLKRLEAIWKSIPSDKKPGFNNVLEAYRVVKHVKGFIKPEDFVKAILLVLGLDIGWQAMRQAIDAYEEASGSYMPRVDPDARDVLKTLKENGLKTMIVSDTSFSGSSVKKMLSNVGLGEYVDLVITSADTGFLKPNPRIFKVGLEKLTVNPWEAIHVGDSCSRDVIGALLTGLRPVLLARRMESVENCGKTGVTVISRLKELMDLIGFKL; this is encoded by the coding sequence ATGTACATGGTTAAGCTAGTATCATTCGACCTATGGGATACCCTTATATTTGATGAAGGTGTGGAACCCGAATCATACACTTTGAAAAGGCTTGAGGCTATCTGGAAAAGTATTCCAAGCGATAAAAAACCAGGGTTTAACAATGTACTCGAGGCATACAGGGTTGTTAAACATGTTAAGGGGTTTATCAAGCCAGAGGACTTCGTCAAGGCTATCCTACTTGTACTCGGACTTGATATAGGTTGGCAAGCAATGAGACAGGCTATTGATGCATACGAGGAGGCCTCTGGAAGCTACATGCCTCGAGTAGACCCGGATGCCAGGGATGTATTGAAGACCTTGAAGGAGAATGGGTTGAAAACAATGATTGTAAGCGATACCAGTTTCTCTGGGTCATCGGTTAAGAAGATGCTCTCTAATGTAGGGCTAGGTGAATACGTGGATCTGGTTATCACGTCAGCTGATACAGGGTTCTTAAAGCCCAATCCCAGGATATTTAAAGTAGGTCTTGAGAAGCTTACTGTAAACCCTTGGGAGGCCATACATGTCGGGGATTCCTGTAGCAGGGACGTCATAGGTGCATTGCTCACTGGTTTGAGACCCGTGTTGCTGGCTAGACGGATGGAATCGGTTGAAAATTGTGGGAAGACCGGGGTCACTGTGATTAGTAGATTAAAAGAGTTAATGGATTTAATAGGTTTTAAGCTCTGA
- a CDS encoding DNA replication complex GINS family protein produces the protein MDALNGLLELIGILTSDFIAREYEEEPVKILVTAQDLNVFIDDGFIELTKGSEQVVPRWIARKLAAKNQAKIVDDDISRDMLSQLVFNEDRYRNQLRFEKLKGYFYHRMKDTLVKNVEEYGRSPDIKRLQEVSELVRIINDSMLSLTRFRTRKIVNLTMTPGYPADIVENLSEEEKILFNALKTILDIYYRRFIGVETIG, from the coding sequence GTGGATGCTTTGAATGGTTTACTTGAATTAATAGGCATCCTTACAAGTGATTTTATCGCAAGGGAGTATGAGGAGGAGCCAGTTAAAATACTTGTTACAGCACAGGATCTCAATGTTTTCATAGATGATGGATTTATAGAGCTTACAAAGGGCTCTGAACAAGTTGTACCAAGGTGGATTGCAAGAAAGCTCGCCGCGAAGAATCAGGCTAAAATAGTCGACGATGATATCAGCAGGGATATGTTATCGCAATTAGTCTTCAACGAGGATAGGTATAGGAATCAATTAAGGTTTGAGAAACTCAAGGGCTATTTCTACCACAGGATGAAGGATACACTTGTAAAGAATGTTGAGGAGTATGGGAGGTCACCAGATATAAAGCGACTACAAGAAGTAAGCGAGCTCGTGAGGATTATAAACGACTCAATGCTCTCTCTTACACGGTTTAGAACCAGGAAGATAGTCAACCTTACCATGACACCTGGCTATCCAGCCGACATCGTGGAGAACCTGAGTGAGGAGGAGAAGATACTCTTCAACGCATTGAAGACTATTCTAGATATATACTATAGGAGGTTCATAGGGGTTGAAACAATTGGATAG
- a CDS encoding cation-translocating P-type ATPase: MSADKSWHSRDINSVVKELETDLTNGLSSSEALERLARYGANMIPVKKKSVFKMFLSQFTNFLILILIVGAVISMALGELLDSIAIIAIVILMGFMGFIQEYRSEKTLEALKKLVTPIARVLRDGEVNEVESTYIVPGDVILLREGDIVPADARLVEAEMLEIDESPLTGESVPVEKDPDEILQPDTPVSDRVNMVFMGTHVVKGRGKAVVVATGASTELGKIAAQLTSSEEEKTPLEEELDYFGKRIGVALLLISLIVFAVMVFKEEASLLDAFMLAVSLAVAAIPEGLPAIATAVLAIGARKMAEKKALVRRLAAVETLGSVNVILSDKTGTITKGEMTVKKLMAAGVEYDVEGVGYEPRGEVKPLNGGSNKPIFLAKLLAAHISPDVSLTMENNTWVIKGSPTEGAALVLAYKVLGEKGVREAVGEFPIVKTIPFDRFRKRKTTIHRFNNKYIAVSSGAPDLLLEVSRSIAVGNDEELLTEERRKELLKYIESMASNGFRTYGVAIRVLDNIDLENAEPGDIERDMVFYSIMGIIDSPREGVREAVETARKAGIKVIMVTGDHKLTAMAVGRMIGLNASDDEVLEGKTLDSMSDEELLKVVDKIKIFARVTPEHKARIARLLKAKGYRIAMTGDGVNDAPALKIADIGVAMGIRGTEVAKEASQMILLDDSFVTIIDAIKEGRVIYENIKKTINYLLSCNMGEIAVVFGASLAGMPPPLEPIHLLWINVTTDAFPAIALGMEPPEPGILEKPPRSSKDRLITMRKMLYYVVMGSLLGGLALLLYSIFEPTSRILAETVVFTTIAISEFGRALVSRSENLNIWKLKPNKWLVPALLASLVLQLIIVYTPLNRFFNTVPLTLEAWMYIAIVPLVIFITDEVRKQLGIKLSPT, encoded by the coding sequence ATGAGTGCTGATAAGAGCTGGCATAGTCGAGATATTAATAGTGTTGTGAAAGAGCTTGAAACAGATTTAACAAATGGATTGAGCAGCTCAGAGGCATTGGAAAGGCTTGCTAGATACGGTGCCAACATGATACCGGTTAAGAAGAAATCCGTGTTTAAAATGTTTCTCTCACAATTCACTAACTTCCTGATATTGATACTCATCGTGGGCGCGGTTATATCCATGGCTCTTGGAGAACTACTCGACTCAATAGCAATAATCGCCATAGTTATCTTGATGGGCTTCATGGGATTCATCCAGGAGTACAGGTCTGAAAAGACATTGGAAGCGCTAAAGAAGCTTGTAACACCCATAGCTAGAGTACTCAGAGACGGTGAAGTCAATGAGGTGGAGTCGACCTATATAGTACCAGGCGATGTAATCCTGCTTCGCGAAGGGGACATCGTTCCAGCTGACGCTAGACTCGTGGAGGCTGAGATGCTGGAGATCGATGAATCCCCATTAACAGGAGAGTCAGTGCCTGTCGAGAAAGACCCTGATGAAATACTTCAGCCAGATACACCAGTAAGCGATAGAGTAAACATGGTCTTCATGGGTACCCATGTTGTTAAGGGGCGCGGTAAAGCAGTCGTAGTAGCGACCGGGGCTTCTACAGAGCTGGGTAAGATAGCTGCCCAACTAACCAGTAGTGAAGAGGAGAAGACACCCCTAGAGGAGGAGCTGGACTACTTCGGTAAGAGAATAGGGGTAGCGCTCCTACTGATATCACTCATAGTCTTCGCGGTAATGGTGTTCAAGGAAGAGGCCTCCCTGCTCGACGCATTCATGCTGGCTGTCTCACTAGCTGTTGCAGCAATACCTGAGGGACTTCCAGCAATAGCTACAGCTGTTTTAGCAATTGGGGCCAGGAAGATGGCTGAGAAGAAGGCATTAGTTAGGAGGCTTGCAGCCGTGGAAACCCTAGGCTCCGTTAACGTGATATTATCGGATAAAACAGGGACTATAACAAAGGGCGAGATGACAGTTAAGAAGCTGATGGCTGCAGGTGTAGAGTACGATGTTGAAGGCGTTGGATACGAGCCCCGTGGAGAAGTGAAGCCTCTGAACGGCGGTAGCAATAAACCCATTTTCCTAGCCAAGCTACTAGCAGCCCATATCTCCCCCGATGTATCACTAACCATGGAAAATAATACATGGGTTATCAAAGGATCACCAACCGAGGGTGCTGCACTGGTTTTAGCATATAAAGTGCTCGGCGAGAAAGGCGTTAGGGAAGCCGTTGGGGAGTTTCCCATTGTTAAAACAATTCCATTCGACAGGTTTAGGAAGAGAAAGACGACGATACATAGGTTTAACAATAAATACATTGCCGTATCCTCAGGGGCCCCGGACCTCCTTTTAGAGGTATCCAGGAGTATCGCTGTGGGGAATGATGAGGAATTACTCACTGAGGAACGTAGAAAAGAGTTATTAAAGTATATTGAGAGCATGGCTTCAAATGGGTTTAGAACATATGGTGTAGCCATCAGGGTACTGGATAACATAGACCTAGAGAATGCTGAGCCAGGCGATATCGAGAGGGATATGGTATTCTACTCTATTATGGGGATAATAGACTCACCGAGAGAGGGCGTTAGGGAAGCCGTTGAAACAGCTAGGAAAGCTGGTATAAAAGTGATAATGGTTACAGGAGACCACAAGCTTACAGCCATGGCTGTTGGTAGAATGATAGGGCTTAACGCCTCAGATGATGAGGTCTTGGAGGGTAAGACATTGGACTCAATGAGTGATGAAGAGTTGTTAAAAGTAGTTGATAAGATCAAGATCTTCGCGAGAGTGACACCAGAGCATAAGGCGAGGATAGCGAGGCTTCTAAAGGCCAAGGGCTATAGAATAGCGATGACTGGGGACGGCGTCAATGATGCACCGGCCCTGAAAATAGCTGATATAGGTGTAGCCATGGGTATCAGGGGTACAGAGGTAGCTAAGGAGGCATCACAAATGATACTACTCGATGATAGCTTTGTAACGATAATCGATGCTATAAAGGAGGGTAGAGTAATATATGAGAATATAAAGAAAACCATAAACTACCTCCTCTCATGCAACATGGGCGAGATAGCAGTCGTGTTCGGTGCATCGTTAGCCGGGATGCCACCGCCGTTAGAACCCATACACCTGCTCTGGATAAATGTCACAACGGATGCTTTCCCAGCTATAGCGCTGGGTATGGAACCCCCTGAACCAGGCATACTTGAGAAACCACCTAGGAGTAGCAAGGATAGGCTTATAACTATGAGGAAGATGCTGTACTATGTAGTAATGGGCTCGCTATTAGGTGGTCTCGCCCTGTTGTTATACAGTATCTTCGAGCCGACCTCTAGAATCCTTGCTGAAACAGTAGTGTTTACAACCATAGCAATATCAGAGTTTGGGCGTGCACTAGTATCAAGAAGCGAGAATCTGAATATATGGAAACTTAAACCTAATAAATGGTTGGTGCCAGCACTACTAGCTTCGCTAGTGCTACAGTTAATCATAGTATACACGCCTCTCAACAGATTCTTCAACACTGTTCCGCTAACCCTTGAAGCATGGATGTATATAGCAATTGTTCCATTGGTAATATTCATTACTGATGAAGTAAGAAAACAGCTGGGAATAAAGCTGTCACCAACATAG
- the mcm gene encoding minichromosome maintenance protein MCM, with protein MDSEADVQVSLKGAELTEAFKKFLETYRSKEGLRKYMERIGQMIVTGQKSLTVDFMDLIEYDRALASMVLDKPDEAIERFGEAVKLVVEKENPEYARKIVKFYPRFRNPPETHRIRDISSDYIGKLIAIEGIVTRVTKIDAKIVKATYRHRDPETGIHEFIYPDEGEIGERFEKPAYCPICGKPGRFELLPEKSTFIDWQKIVVQEKPEEVPGGQIPRSIEVILTGDIVDVARPGDRVIVIGILRVAPISSLERHNPRVLFSFYIDANNIEVQEKVLEEIEITDEDEKMIRELAKDPWIREKIIASIAPGIYGYWDIKEAIALLLLGGVQKVLQDGTRIRGDIHVLLVGDPGTAKSQLLQFTSRLAPRGLYTSGKGSTAAGLTATVLRDKMTGEYYLEAGALVIADGGVACIDEIDKMREEDRSAIHEALEQQTVSIAKAGIVARLNARSSVLAAGNPKDGRYDPTKPVSKNIDLPPTILSRFDLIFTIRDVPNTGQDKRLARHILGVHSEADKTRSLIDLTLLKKYISYARRYVRPQLTPEAARLIEEFYVSMRQSSISSDPSQPTAIAITPRQLEAIIRLTEAHARLSLKNRATVEDAEEAIRLMLVMLSKIGIDVESGRIDIDVIESGVSASKREKKRRFREFVFRLLEDVGKISISELVAKASEKGFEKEFAKEEIREMLRRGELYEPESGYVAKA; from the coding sequence TTGGATAGCGAGGCTGATGTACAGGTAAGCCTGAAGGGAGCCGAGCTCACCGAGGCATTCAAGAAGTTCCTGGAAACATACCGCTCTAAGGAGGGCCTACGTAAATACATGGAGAGAATAGGCCAGATGATTGTGACAGGGCAGAAGAGCCTGACAGTGGACTTCATGGATCTGATAGAGTATGATAGAGCCCTAGCAAGCATGGTGCTTGATAAACCTGATGAAGCCATTGAAAGGTTCGGTGAGGCAGTGAAACTAGTTGTCGAGAAAGAGAACCCGGAGTACGCTAGAAAAATAGTGAAGTTCTACCCGAGGTTTAGAAACCCGCCTGAGACGCATAGGATAAGAGATATATCGAGTGATTACATCGGCAAGCTCATCGCGATAGAGGGGATAGTTACACGAGTGACAAAGATAGATGCTAAAATAGTGAAAGCGACGTATAGGCATAGAGATCCTGAGACAGGTATACATGAATTCATATACCCTGATGAAGGCGAGATAGGCGAGAGGTTTGAGAAACCAGCGTACTGCCCTATATGTGGTAAGCCAGGTAGATTCGAGCTACTCCCGGAGAAGAGTACTTTTATAGACTGGCAGAAAATAGTTGTCCAGGAGAAACCAGAGGAGGTCCCAGGGGGTCAGATACCTAGGAGTATTGAGGTTATACTCACAGGCGACATAGTCGACGTCGCCAGGCCTGGCGATAGAGTAATCGTTATCGGGATACTAAGGGTTGCACCTATCTCCTCTCTAGAGAGGCACAATCCTAGGGTCTTATTCTCCTTCTACATAGATGCAAACAATATTGAGGTCCAGGAGAAGGTCCTTGAGGAAATAGAGATAACAGATGAAGACGAGAAAATGATAAGGGAGCTTGCTAAGGACCCGTGGATAAGGGAGAAAATTATCGCGAGCATTGCGCCAGGTATCTACGGATACTGGGATATCAAGGAGGCCATAGCCCTCTTACTCTTAGGTGGTGTGCAAAAGGTACTCCAGGACGGTACAAGGATCAGAGGGGATATACATGTCTTACTTGTTGGGGATCCAGGTACTGCTAAATCACAGCTACTTCAATTCACCTCGAGACTAGCTCCCAGGGGATTATACACGAGTGGTAAGGGCTCAACAGCCGCAGGATTAACAGCCACCGTCCTACGGGATAAGATGACAGGAGAATACTATTTAGAGGCTGGCGCGCTAGTAATAGCAGATGGCGGTGTAGCCTGCATCGATGAGATAGATAAGATGAGGGAGGAGGATAGAAGCGCCATACATGAAGCCCTCGAGCAGCAGACGGTTAGCATCGCGAAGGCTGGAATAGTTGCAAGGCTTAACGCTAGATCCTCTGTCCTGGCGGCCGGGAACCCTAAGGATGGAAGATACGATCCCACGAAGCCTGTAAGCAAGAACATAGATTTACCGCCCACAATACTCTCGAGGTTTGACCTCATATTCACTATCAGGGATGTACCAAACACTGGACAGGATAAAAGGCTCGCACGCCATATACTCGGGGTACATAGTGAAGCAGATAAGACGCGATCACTAATAGATCTCACGTTGCTCAAGAAGTATATCAGTTATGCCAGGAGATATGTGCGTCCACAGCTCACGCCTGAGGCAGCTAGGTTAATAGAGGAGTTCTACGTTAGCATGAGGCAGTCATCTATTTCAAGCGATCCAAGCCAGCCAACCGCGATAGCTATAACGCCGAGGCAGCTTGAAGCAATAATAAGGCTTACAGAAGCACATGCGCGTCTCTCGCTAAAGAATAGGGCTACAGTTGAAGACGCCGAGGAAGCCATAAGGCTCATGCTTGTTATGCTGAGCAAGATAGGTATAGATGTTGAAAGCGGACGTATAGATATAGATGTCATAGAATCAGGTGTATCAGCATCTAAAAGAGAAAAGAAGAGGAGGTTCAGGGAGTTCGTGTTCAGGCTCCTCGAGGATGTAGGGAAGATAAGTATAAGCGAACTAGTCGCTAAAGCCAGCGAGAAAGGCTTCGAAAAAGAATTCGCGAAAGAGGAGATAAGGGAGATGCTTAGACGTGGCGAGCTATACGAGCCTGAAAGCGGTTATGTAGCTAAAGCATAG
- a CDS encoding replication factor C large subunit, whose translation MSQERVPWIIKYRPKTLDEVVNQDEAKSKLLEWLSLWEKGKPSKKAALLHGPPGCGKTSLVEALARSKGYQLLEMNASDARRKEDIERIVKLASRSGALTGSRKIILLDEVDGMDVRADAGGVEALVEVIKVSANPIIMTANNPYSQMLRPLRELSEMIAFKRLTPRDVVTVLKRICGAEKLVCEDQALDEIAKRSEGDLRSAINDLEATAGASERITLGLVKSFSTYRDRTYAPYEALQKLFNSRYIFQAREAPTSTDLTPDEFMVWINEHIPTYYEDLEEIARAYDALSKADVYMGRIIKTNNWDLLTYALDMMGPGVAFARKTYRYRWKPFKQPERIKLMSETKKSREIREALAEQLASHILASKAVVKSDVIPFLRVIFRSNPRYAAKLAESYRLPSEVVEWLAGPRAKDVLNYIKKRRVSK comes from the coding sequence TTGAGCCAGGAGAGAGTACCGTGGATAATAAAATATAGGCCCAAGACCCTTGACGAGGTAGTAAATCAGGATGAAGCCAAGTCAAAGCTACTGGAATGGCTCAGCTTATGGGAGAAGGGGAAGCCTAGTAAGAAGGCAGCATTACTTCATGGTCCTCCAGGCTGCGGCAAGACGAGCCTTGTAGAGGCCCTAGCCAGGAGTAAGGGCTACCAGTTACTGGAGATGAATGCCAGTGACGCAAGGCGGAAGGAGGATATCGAGAGAATAGTTAAATTAGCAAGTCGCTCGGGAGCATTAACCGGGTCTAGGAAGATAATACTGCTTGATGAAGTCGATGGGATGGATGTTAGGGCGGATGCCGGTGGCGTAGAAGCCCTGGTGGAGGTAATCAAGGTTTCTGCTAACCCGATAATAATGACGGCTAATAACCCGTATTCACAGATGCTACGCCCCCTTAGAGAGCTCTCAGAGATGATAGCCTTCAAGAGACTTACTCCAAGAGACGTTGTAACAGTGTTGAAGAGGATATGTGGTGCTGAGAAACTGGTATGCGAGGATCAAGCCCTCGATGAGATAGCTAAGAGGAGTGAGGGCGACTTAAGAAGCGCTATAAATGATTTAGAAGCTACGGCTGGAGCCAGTGAAAGAATCACTCTTGGGCTAGTGAAATCATTCTCAACATACAGGGATAGAACCTATGCACCGTACGAGGCATTACAGAAACTCTTCAACTCCAGGTATATATTCCAGGCTAGGGAAGCCCCAACCTCAACTGATTTAACCCCCGACGAGTTCATGGTATGGATTAACGAGCATATACCAACATACTATGAGGACCTAGAGGAGATCGCGAGAGCCTATGATGCATTAAGCAAGGCTGACGTATACATGGGAAGGATAATTAAAACCAATAACTGGGATCTATTAACCTACGCATTAGACATGATGGGACCTGGTGTTGCATTCGCGAGGAAGACATATAGGTATAGGTGGAAGCCCTTCAAGCAACCCGAGAGAATCAAGCTGATGAGCGAGACAAAGAAGTCCAGGGAGATCCGGGAAGCCCTAGCCGAGCAATTAGCCAGCCACATACTTGCCAGTAAGGCTGTAGTGAAGAGTGATGTAATACCGTTTCTAAGGGTGATTTTCAGGAGCAATCCAAGATATGCTGCTAAACTTGCCGAGAGCTATAGACTACCCAGTGAAGTTGTGGAGTGGCTGGCTGGCCCCCGAGCCAAGGATGTGTTGAACTATATTAAGAAGCGCAGGGTTAGCAAGTAG
- a CDS encoding replication factor C small subunit, with amino-acid sequence MSSLSEEVELLWAEKYRPRTLDEVVNQKEVVVRLKKFVEEKNIPHMLFAGPPGTGKTTIAHCLAHDLYGDDYRKYMLELNASDERKIEVIRGKVKEFARTRVVGDVPFKIVLLDEADNMTADAQQALRRLMELYSATTRFILTANYPSKIIEPIQSRTAIFRFSPLSREDVVGRLKYICNAEKIECAEKALETIYELSEGDMRRAINILQTAAALGEVVEEAVYKVLGMAHPREVREMINTALAGNFTEARNKLRTLMIEYGLSGLDVVKQIHREIFSQDVKIPDEIRVLIADLAGEIQFRLVEGADDEIQLNAFLARLALIGKKFKTG; translated from the coding sequence GTGTCTAGTTTGAGTGAGGAAGTAGAATTATTGTGGGCTGAGAAATATCGTCCTAGAACACTCGACGAGGTAGTGAATCAGAAGGAAGTAGTTGTCAGGCTGAAGAAGTTCGTTGAGGAGAAGAACATACCCCACATGCTCTTCGCTGGACCTCCTGGCACAGGTAAGACCACCATAGCTCATTGCCTAGCCCATGATCTCTACGGCGACGACTATAGGAAGTATATGCTGGAGTTAAACGCGTCGGATGAGAGGAAGATAGAGGTTATAAGAGGTAAGGTTAAGGAGTTCGCAAGGACTAGAGTCGTCGGTGATGTACCATTTAAAATAGTGCTTCTCGACGAAGCCGATAACATGACGGCTGATGCTCAGCAAGCCCTGAGGAGGCTCATGGAGCTGTATAGTGCTACAACAAGGTTTATTCTGACGGCAAACTACCCAAGCAAGATCATAGAGCCTATTCAAAGTAGAACAGCCATCTTCAGGTTTTCACCGCTAAGCAGGGAGGATGTTGTAGGGAGGTTGAAATATATATGCAACGCTGAGAAGATAGAATGCGCTGAGAAAGCGCTTGAAACAATATATGAGCTATCAGAGGGTGATATGAGGCGGGCCATAAACATCCTGCAGACAGCAGCTGCCTTAGGCGAGGTAGTCGAGGAAGCCGTCTACAAGGTACTAGGGATGGCGCATCCCAGGGAAGTCAGAGAGATGATAAATACAGCACTAGCGGGCAACTTCACGGAAGCCAGGAATAAGTTAAGAACCTTGATGATCGAATACGGGCTCAGCGGCCTCGACGTTGTGAAGCAGATACATAGAGAGATATTCAGTCAGGATGTTAAAATACCGGATGAGATAAGGGTGTTAATAGCTGATCTAGCTGGTGAAATACAGTTCAGGCTTGTCGAGGGAGCCGATGACGAGATACAGTTGAACGCGTTTCTAGCCAGGCTAGCTTTAATAGGTAAGAAATTCAAGACGGGGTAG
- a CDS encoding glycosyl transferase family 4, which yields MRDDVLSYLIPVLVAAATTSILLEWWVRTGLRLGFKGRDMNKPGEHYAVEAGGIWVLLGAVFGILSFMALSIYVQGDSGIITYLAVSQVLLLAGLLGLMDDLLGWKKGLSQVKRVILTIPIAFPLMVVKAGYSTIELPLIGVLDLGLLYPLVVIPVGVMGASNAFNMIAGYNGLEASQALVISLVSLLFALKKGIWVVVPLLLVMIASIIVFLRYNWYPAKVFPGNTFTYGFGAFYASVVIYGNFEKFGLIIFTPYFIELALFLRGLIHGVYKENFGRPSIEGCLDPPYSRAYSLTHVALIVMKKLKRCARETDVVLFTALIQVAIGVLALIVM from the coding sequence GTGAGAGATGATGTTTTAAGCTATCTAATACCCGTCTTGGTGGCGGCAGCAACCACTAGTATACTGCTCGAATGGTGGGTTAGAACAGGTTTAAGGCTGGGTTTCAAGGGCAGGGATATGAATAAGCCTGGAGAACACTATGCTGTTGAAGCGGGTGGTATATGGGTTCTTCTGGGAGCCGTCTTCGGGATCCTATCCTTCATGGCGCTGAGTATCTATGTCCAGGGCGACTCCGGGATCATCACCTATCTTGCTGTATCACAGGTACTCTTGCTAGCCGGTCTCCTAGGCTTGATGGATGACTTGTTAGGGTGGAAGAAGGGTTTGAGTCAAGTTAAAAGAGTAATATTAACTATCCCAATAGCATTTCCACTAATGGTGGTGAAAGCCGGGTACTCCACGATAGAGCTTCCCCTAATAGGCGTCCTAGACCTAGGCTTGCTCTACCCGTTGGTAGTAATCCCTGTTGGAGTCATGGGGGCTAGTAACGCCTTCAATATGATAGCTGGATATAACGGGTTAGAGGCATCACAGGCTCTTGTGATCTCATTGGTGAGCCTCCTATTTGCCTTGAAGAAGGGTATCTGGGTTGTTGTACCGCTTTTATTGGTAATGATCGCGTCTATAATAGTGTTCCTAAGGTATAACTGGTACCCGGCGAAGGTTTTCCCTGGGAATACATTCACTTATGGTTTTGGTGCATTCTACGCCTCCGTGGTAATATATGGTAACTTCGAGAAATTCGGGTTGATAATATTTACACCCTACTTTATCGAGTTAGCCTTGTTTCTAAGGGGGCTTATTCATGGTGTCTACAAGGAGAACTTCGGGAGACCCAGTATTGAGGGGTGTCTTGATCCCCCGTATAGCAGAGCTTACAGTCTAACACATGTAGCACTGATAGTCATGAAAAAGTTGAAGAGGTGTGCAAGGGAAACTGATGTAGTATTGTTTACGGCCCTGATACAGGTAGCGATAGGAGTCTTAGCCCTCATAGTAATGTAG